In Citrobacter sp. RHB25-C09, the following proteins share a genomic window:
- the cmtB gene encoding PTS mannitol transporter subunit IIA — translation MRLIDYFPEASISIKQGAKDWQEAIDFSMSPLLAKHYINADYIQAIKDSTLNNGPYYILAPGVAMPHARPECGALKTGLSLTLLKKAVQFADDDEPITLLIGLSAANADSHIGAIQALSELLCEEETVASLLAAKSEKQLADIIAHA, via the coding sequence ATGCGTTTGATTGATTATTTTCCGGAAGCATCAATTTCAATAAAACAAGGGGCAAAGGATTGGCAGGAAGCGATTGATTTTTCCATGTCTCCCCTGCTAGCGAAACATTATATAAATGCTGATTATATCCAGGCAATTAAGGACTCCACTCTCAATAATGGTCCTTATTATATTCTGGCACCCGGTGTGGCGATGCCTCATGCGCGCCCAGAATGTGGCGCATTAAAGACGGGGTTGTCTCTTACGTTACTTAAAAAAGCAGTCCAGTTTGCCGATGATGATGAACCCATAACATTATTAATTGGCTTGTCAGCGGCGAATGCCGATTCACATATCGGCGCTATCCAGGCATTAAGCGAATTGTTATGTGAAGAGGAAACCGTAGCCTCGTTATTAGCGGCTAAATCTGAAAAACAGTTGGCGGATATTATCGCTCACGCATAA
- a CDS encoding nucleoside/nucleotide kinase family protein, giving the protein MKIGLTVNGLQVEAYYRDEEIENVHKPLLHRLAAFHHAHPERRTIVFLSAPPGTGKSTLTTFWEYLSRQDSNLPEIQTLPMDGFHHYNVWLEAHGLRAYKGAPETFDVDKLAQNLRQLREGQSRWPQYDRQKHDPVEDAIVVTAPMVIVEGNWLLRDDERWRTLAEFCDFSLFIRAPADALRTRLINRKLAGGLSLADAEAFYTRTDGPNVERVLTQSRPADLTLQMNAEGEYRLS; this is encoded by the coding sequence GTGAAAATCGGACTGACAGTGAATGGGTTGCAGGTTGAAGCGTATTATCGTGATGAAGAAATAGAAAACGTCCATAAACCGTTATTGCATCGTTTAGCGGCATTCCACCATGCGCATCCAGAACGGCGCACAATAGTGTTTCTCAGCGCGCCGCCCGGTACGGGAAAATCTACGCTGACCACCTTCTGGGAATATCTTTCCCGGCAGGATAGCAATCTTCCAGAAATCCAAACGCTGCCGATGGACGGCTTCCACCATTACAACGTCTGGCTGGAGGCACACGGTCTGCGCGCGTATAAAGGCGCGCCGGAAACCTTTGACGTCGACAAGCTCGCGCAAAACCTGCGACAACTGCGAGAGGGGCAAAGCCGCTGGCCGCAATATGACAGACAAAAGCACGATCCGGTGGAAGACGCCATTGTGGTGACCGCGCCGATGGTCATAGTTGAAGGGAACTGGCTCCTGCGGGACGATGAACGGTGGCGGACGCTGGCTGAATTCTGCGATTTCTCACTGTTTATTCGCGCCCCGGCGGATGCCCTTCGCACACGACTGATCAACCGCAAGCTGGCCGGTGGCCTTTCGCTTGCCGACGCGGAGGCCTTTTATACCCGTACTGACGGGCCAAACGTCGAGCGTGTCCTGACGCAGAGCCGTCCTGCGGACCTGACTCTGCAAATGAACGCTGAAGGGGAATACCGCCTCTCCTGA
- a CDS encoding M48 family metallopeptidase — protein MKIRALLLAMSVATVLTGCQNMNSNGLLSSGAEAFQAYSLSDAQVIALSNQACADMDSKATIAPASSEYAKRLSKIATALGDNINGQAVNYKVYMAKDVNAFAMANGCIRVYSGLMDMMNDNEVEAVIGHEMGHVALGHVKKGMQVALGTNAVRAAAASAGGIVGSLSQSQLGDLGEKLVNSQFSQRQEAEADDYSYDLLRKRNISPAGLATSFEKLAKLEAGRQSSMFDDHPASAERAQHIRDRMSADGIK, from the coding sequence ATGAAAATTCGCGCTTTACTGCTGGCAATGAGCGTGGCAACGGTACTGACCGGTTGCCAGAATATGAACTCCAACGGACTGCTCTCATCGGGTGCCGAAGCTTTTCAGGCATACAGCCTGAGCGATGCCCAGGTTATCGCGTTAAGTAACCAGGCGTGTGCGGATATGGACAGCAAAGCCACTATTGCCCCGGCCAGCAGCGAGTACGCTAAACGCCTGAGCAAAATCGCCACGGCGCTGGGCGATAACATCAATGGACAGGCGGTAAACTATAAGGTTTACATGGCGAAAGACGTGAATGCCTTTGCCATGGCGAACGGCTGTATCCGCGTGTACAGCGGCCTGATGGACATGATGAACGATAACGAAGTCGAAGCGGTGATTGGCCACGAAATGGGGCACGTTGCGCTTGGACACGTGAAGAAAGGGATGCAGGTTGCGCTCGGCACCAATGCCGTACGTGCAGCAGCGGCGTCCGCGGGCGGGATTGTCGGCAGCCTGTCGCAGTCGCAGCTTGGCGACCTGGGCGAAAAACTGGTGAACTCGCAGTTCTCCCAGCGCCAGGAAGCAGAGGCGGATGACTACTCTTACGATCTGTTGCGCAAACGCAACATTAGCCCGGCAGGTCTTGCCACCAGCTTCGAGAAACTGGCGAAACTGGAAGCCGGACGTCAAAGCTCGATGTTTGACGATCACCCGGCGTCCGCCGAACGTGCGCAACATATTCGCGATCGTATGAGCGCCGACGGAATTAAGTAA
- a CDS encoding zinc-binding dehydrogenase, producing the protein MKTKVAAIYGKQDVRIREFELPEITDNELLVSVISDSVCLSTWKAAALGSEHKRVPDDLINHPVITGHECAGVIVEVGKNLTGQFKKGQRFVLQPAMGLPSGYSAGYSYEYFGGNATYMIIPEIAINLGCVLPYQGSYFAAASLAEPLCCIIGAYNANYHTTPYVYEHRMGIKPGGNIALLACAGPMGIGAIDYAINGGIKPSRVVVVDIDEARLAQAKKLLPVELAASKGIELIYVNTSGMEAPATQLRALTDGVGFDDVFVYAAVPAVIEMADDILAEDGCLNFFAGPTDSQFKVPFNFYNVHYNSTHVVGTSGGSTDDMKEAIALSATGQLQPSFMVTHIGGLDAVPDTVLNLPNIPGGKKLIYNGVTMPLTALADFAEKGRTDPLFRELARLIEETHGIWNEKAEKYLLAQFGVDTGEAA; encoded by the coding sequence ATGAAAACAAAAGTTGCAGCGATATATGGCAAGCAGGATGTGCGTATCCGTGAATTTGAATTGCCAGAAATAACCGATAATGAACTGTTAGTGAGTGTTATATCGGACAGCGTCTGTTTATCGACCTGGAAAGCGGCAGCATTAGGCAGTGAGCATAAACGCGTGCCGGACGATTTGATCAACCACCCGGTTATTACCGGTCATGAATGCGCAGGTGTTATTGTTGAAGTGGGCAAGAACCTGACTGGACAATTTAAAAAAGGTCAGCGCTTTGTTTTACAGCCGGCGATGGGGCTGCCCAGCGGTTATTCCGCAGGATACAGCTATGAGTATTTTGGCGGTAATGCGACGTATATGATTATCCCGGAGATAGCGATAAATCTGGGCTGTGTCTTACCGTATCAGGGATCTTATTTTGCGGCAGCATCGCTGGCAGAACCCCTGTGCTGCATCATTGGCGCTTATAACGCGAATTATCATACGACACCGTATGTCTATGAGCATCGCATGGGGATAAAACCCGGCGGTAATATCGCACTTTTAGCCTGTGCTGGGCCGATGGGTATTGGCGCGATTGATTATGCGATTAACGGCGGGATAAAACCATCGCGCGTCGTTGTGGTCGATATTGATGAAGCCCGACTGGCGCAGGCGAAAAAGTTATTGCCGGTTGAGCTGGCAGCCAGTAAGGGAATCGAACTGATCTATGTGAATACGTCAGGAATGGAGGCGCCGGCGACTCAGCTTCGCGCGTTAACCGATGGCGTTGGCTTTGACGACGTCTTTGTCTACGCGGCCGTTCCCGCCGTGATTGAAATGGCAGACGATATTCTTGCCGAAGATGGCTGTCTGAATTTCTTTGCCGGTCCAACGGATAGCCAGTTCAAGGTGCCGTTTAATTTCTACAACGTTCACTACAACAGCACCCACGTTGTGGGAACGTCCGGGGGGTCTACGGACGATATGAAAGAGGCCATAGCGTTGAGTGCGACCGGGCAGCTTCAGCCTTCTTTTATGGTTACGCATATTGGCGGGCTAGATGCGGTGCCGGATACGGTGCTTAATCTGCCAAATATCCCTGGCGGGAAAAAGCTCATTTACAACGGCGTGACGATGCCGCTGACCGCACTGGCTGACTTCGCTGAAAAAGGCAGAACCGATCCGCTTTTCAGAGAACTTGCGCGCCTGATTGAGGAAACGCACGGTATCTGGAACGAAAAGGCGGAGAAATATTTGCTGGCGCAATTCGGTGTCGATACCGGGGAGGCGGCATGA
- the glpX gene encoding class II fructose-bisphosphatase yields the protein MSALAWPLFRVTEQAALAAWPQTGCGDKNKIDGLAVSAMRQALNGIAIRGRIVIGEGEIDHAPMLWIGEEVGSGGGPEVDIAVDPIEGTRMVAMGQSNALAVMAFAPKGSLLHAPDMYMKKLVVNRQAKGAIDLTLPLADNLHKVAHALGKPLDELRMVTLDKPRLHPAIIEATALGVKVFALSDGDVAASVLTCMQDNPYDLMYTIGGAPEGVISACAVKALGGDMQAELIDFCQAKGDCADHRLVAAEERQRCKEMGVAVNCVYALDELVGSRDILFSATGVTGGDLVKGVQRVAKGVRTQTLLIGGADQTCNIIDSLHSW from the coding sequence ATGAGTGCTCTGGCATGGCCGCTATTTCGCGTTACGGAACAGGCAGCGTTGGCTGCCTGGCCGCAAACCGGCTGCGGTGATAAAAACAAAATTGACGGGCTGGCCGTATCAGCAATGCGTCAGGCGCTTAATGGGATCGCTATCCGTGGGCGGATCGTCATTGGTGAAGGGGAGATCGATCATGCCCCGATGCTGTGGATCGGTGAAGAGGTCGGCAGTGGTGGTGGGCCGGAGGTCGATATCGCAGTCGATCCTATTGAAGGCACCCGCATGGTTGCGATGGGGCAAAGTAACGCGTTGGCAGTCATGGCATTTGCTCCAAAGGGCAGCCTGCTGCACGCCCCCGATATGTATATGAAAAAGCTGGTGGTGAATCGTCAGGCGAAAGGCGCGATCGATTTGACCCTGCCATTGGCGGACAATTTGCATAAGGTGGCACACGCGTTGGGCAAGCCGCTGGACGAGTTGCGAATGGTAACGCTCGACAAACCGCGGCTCCATCCCGCCATTATCGAGGCGACGGCGCTGGGCGTTAAAGTCTTTGCCCTCTCCGATGGCGACGTGGCGGCCAGTGTCCTGACCTGCATGCAGGATAATCCTTATGATCTGATGTACACGATTGGCGGTGCGCCAGAAGGGGTGATTTCTGCCTGTGCAGTAAAAGCCCTTGGCGGTGACATGCAGGCGGAACTGATCGATTTTTGCCAGGCGAAAGGGGATTGTGCTGACCACCGCCTGGTTGCAGCAGAGGAGCGTCAGCGCTGTAAAGAGATGGGTGTTGCGGTTAACTGTGTCTATGCTCTCGACGAACTGGTGGGGAGTCGTGACATCCTCTTTAGCGCAACGGGCGTAACGGGTGGCGATCTGGTTAAAGGGGTACAGCGCGTGGCAAAGGGTGTGCGTACACAAACTTTACTGATCGGCGGCGCGGATCAAACGTGTAATATAATAGACTCTCTGCATTCATGGTGA
- a CDS encoding MltR family transcriptional regulator, translating into MTTLTEDDVLEQLDAQNDLLAFMTTAHSILLQGIKRFLPSLFVDNDEEILEYAVKPLLAQSGPLDDIDVALRLIYALGKMDKWLYADITHFSQFYQYIKEQDQVLGFADDITWDFISNVNSITRNATLYGALESMKFADFAAWSEVRFTGMVKTAMTLAITSILKELTP; encoded by the coding sequence ATGACGACGCTGACAGAAGACGATGTACTTGAGCAACTGGATGCTCAAAATGACTTGCTCGCGTTTATGACTACGGCACATTCGATTTTGCTACAGGGTATTAAGCGCTTTCTGCCGTCGCTGTTTGTCGATAACGATGAAGAGATCCTTGAATATGCAGTGAAGCCGTTACTCGCCCAGAGCGGGCCGCTTGACGATATTGATGTTGCGTTACGTCTGATTTATGCACTGGGAAAAATGGATAAATGGCTCTACGCGGATATCACTCATTTTTCACAGTTTTATCAATACATAAAAGAGCAGGATCAGGTTCTGGGCTTTGCCGATGACATTACCTGGGATTTTATTAGCAACGTCAACAGTATTACCCGTAATGCCACTTTATATGGCGCGCTGGAGTCGATGAAATTCGCCGATTTTGCCGCGTGGTCTGAAGTTCGCTTTACCGGAATGGTCAAGACGGCAATGACGCTGGCGATAACGTCAATTTTAAAGGAATTAACGCCGTGA
- the pgk gene encoding phosphoglycerate kinase yields the protein MSVIKMTDLDLAGKRVFIRADLNVPVKEGKVTSDARIRASLPTIELALKQGAKVMVTSHLGRPTEGEYNEEFSLLPVVNYLKDKLSNPVRLVKDYLDGVEVAAGELVVLENVRFNKGEKKDDEALSKKYAALCDVFVMDAFGTAHRAQASTHGIGKFADVACAGPLLAAELDALGKALKEPARPMVAIVGGSKVSTKLTVLDSLSKIADQLIVGGGIANTFVAAQGHNVGKSLYEADLVDEAKRLLTTCDIPVPTDVRVATEFSETAAATLKSVSDVKEDEQILDIGDASAQQLAEILKNAKTILWNGPVGVFEFPNFRKGTEIVANAIADSEAFSIAGGGDTLAAIDLFGIADKISYISTGGGAFLEFVEGKVLPAVAMLEERAKK from the coding sequence ATGTCTGTAATCAAGATGACCGATCTGGATCTTGCTGGTAAACGCGTTTTCATCCGTGCGGATCTGAACGTACCAGTTAAAGAAGGGAAAGTAACCAGCGATGCGCGTATCCGTGCTTCTCTGCCGACCATCGAACTGGCCCTGAAACAAGGTGCAAAAGTGATGGTAACTTCCCACCTGGGTCGTCCTACCGAAGGCGAGTACAACGAAGAATTCTCTCTGCTGCCGGTTGTTAACTACCTGAAAGACAAACTGTCTAACCCAGTTCGCCTGGTAAAAGATTACCTCGACGGCGTAGAAGTGGCTGCCGGTGAGCTGGTGGTTCTGGAAAACGTTCGCTTTAACAAAGGCGAGAAGAAAGACGACGAAGCGCTGTCCAAAAAATATGCCGCACTGTGTGACGTATTCGTGATGGACGCATTCGGTACTGCACACCGTGCACAGGCTTCTACTCACGGTATCGGCAAATTTGCTGATGTTGCTTGCGCAGGCCCGCTGCTGGCGGCTGAACTGGACGCGCTGGGTAAAGCACTGAAAGAACCGGCTCGCCCAATGGTTGCCATCGTTGGTGGTTCTAAAGTTTCTACCAAACTGACCGTTCTGGATTCCCTGTCAAAAATTGCTGACCAACTGATCGTGGGTGGTGGTATTGCTAACACCTTCGTTGCCGCTCAGGGCCACAACGTGGGTAAATCCCTGTACGAAGCGGATCTGGTTGACGAAGCCAAACGTCTGCTGACCACCTGTGATATTCCGGTTCCGACTGATGTTCGCGTAGCTACCGAGTTCTCTGAAACCGCAGCGGCAACTCTGAAATCCGTCAGCGACGTGAAAGAAGATGAGCAGATCCTGGATATCGGCGACGCTTCTGCACAGCAACTGGCTGAAATTCTGAAGAATGCGAAAACCATTCTGTGGAATGGCCCGGTTGGCGTGTTTGAATTCCCTAACTTCCGTAAAGGAACTGAAATCGTCGCTAACGCTATTGCAGACAGCGAAGCGTTCTCTATCGCGGGCGGCGGTGACACCCTGGCAGCAATCGACCTGTTCGGCATTGCTGACAAAATCTCCTACATCTCCACTGGCGGTGGCGCATTCCTCGAATTCGTGGAAGGCAAAGTACTGCCAGCAGTAGCGATGCTCGAAGAGCGCGCTAAGAAGTAA
- the tkt gene encoding transketolase produces MSSRKELANAIRALSMDAVQKAKSGHPGAPMGMADIAEVLWRDFLNHNPQNPSWADRDRFVLSNGHGSMLIYSLLHLTGYDLPMSELQNFRQLHSKTPGHPEVGYTAGVETTTGPLGQGIANAVGMAIAEKTLAAQFNRPGHDIVNHYTYAFMGDGCMMEGISHEVCSLAGTLKLGKLVAFYDDNGISIDGHVEGWFTDDTAKRFEAYGWHVVRGVDGHDAEAIKRAVEEARAVTDKPSLLMCKTIIGFGSPNKAGTHDSHGAPLGDAEIALTREQLGWKYAPFEIPSEIYAQWDAKEAGQAKESAWNEKFAAYAKAFPQEAAEFTRRMKGEMPADFDAKAKEFIAKLQANPSKIASRKASQNAIEAFGPLLPEFLGGSADLAPSNLTLWSGSKAINEDAAGNYIHYGVREFGMTAIANGISLHGGFLPYTSTFLMFVEYARNAVRMAALMKQRQVMVYTHDSIGLGEDGPTHQPVEQVASLRVTPNMSTWRPCDQVESAVAWKYGVERQDGPTALILSRQNLAQQERTEEQLANIARGGYVLKDCAGQPQLILIATGSEVELAVAAWDKLSAEGVKARVVSMPSTDAFDKQDAAYRESVLPKAVSARVAVEAGIADYWFKYVGLNGAIVGMTTFGESAPAELLFEEFGFTVENVVAKAKELL; encoded by the coding sequence ATGTCCTCACGTAAAGAGCTTGCCAATGCTATTCGTGCGCTGAGCATGGACGCAGTACAGAAAGCCAAATCCGGTCACCCGGGTGCCCCGATGGGTATGGCTGACATTGCCGAAGTCCTGTGGCGTGATTTCCTGAACCACAACCCGCAAAACCCATCCTGGGCCGATCGTGACCGCTTTGTGCTGTCTAACGGTCATGGTTCCATGCTGATTTACAGCCTGCTGCACCTCACCGGTTACGATCTGCCGATGTCTGAGCTGCAGAACTTCCGTCAGCTGCATTCTAAAACTCCGGGCCACCCGGAAGTGGGTTATACCGCTGGTGTTGAAACGACCACCGGTCCGCTGGGTCAGGGGATTGCCAACGCAGTCGGTATGGCTATCGCGGAAAAAACGCTGGCCGCACAGTTCAACCGTCCGGGTCATGACATTGTAAACCACTACACCTACGCCTTTATGGGCGACGGTTGCATGATGGAAGGTATCTCTCACGAGGTATGCTCCCTGGCCGGTACCCTGAAACTGGGCAAACTGGTTGCGTTCTACGATGACAACGGTATCTCTATCGATGGTCACGTTGAAGGCTGGTTCACTGACGATACTGCGAAGCGTTTCGAAGCCTACGGCTGGCACGTTGTACGCGGTGTAGACGGTCACGATGCCGAAGCAATCAAACGCGCAGTCGAAGAAGCGCGTGCAGTCACTGACAAACCGTCCCTGCTGATGTGCAAAACCATCATCGGTTTCGGTTCTCCGAACAAAGCCGGTACTCACGATTCCCACGGTGCGCCGTTGGGCGATGCAGAAATCGCACTGACCCGCGAACAGCTGGGCTGGAAGTACGCGCCGTTCGAAATCCCGTCTGAAATTTATGCCCAGTGGGATGCGAAAGAAGCAGGCCAGGCGAAAGAGTCCGCATGGAACGAAAAATTCGCTGCGTATGCCAAAGCCTTCCCGCAGGAAGCCGCAGAATTCACCCGTCGTATGAAAGGTGAAATGCCGGCTGACTTCGACGCGAAAGCGAAAGAGTTCATCGCAAAACTGCAGGCGAATCCGTCCAAGATCGCCAGCCGTAAAGCGTCTCAGAATGCGATCGAAGCGTTCGGTCCTTTACTGCCAGAATTCCTCGGCGGTTCCGCTGACCTGGCGCCGTCTAACCTGACTCTGTGGTCCGGTTCTAAAGCGATTAACGAAGACGCAGCGGGTAACTATATCCATTACGGTGTTCGTGAATTCGGTATGACCGCTATTGCGAACGGTATCTCTCTGCACGGTGGTTTTCTGCCGTACACCTCTACCTTCCTGATGTTCGTTGAGTACGCCCGTAACGCGGTGCGTATGGCTGCGCTGATGAAACAGCGTCAGGTGATGGTCTACACCCACGACTCCATCGGTCTGGGCGAAGATGGCCCAACTCACCAGCCGGTAGAGCAGGTTGCGTCTTTGCGTGTGACCCCGAACATGAGCACATGGCGTCCATGTGACCAGGTTGAATCCGCAGTGGCGTGGAAATACGGCGTTGAGCGTCAGGACGGCCCGACCGCGCTGATCCTCTCTCGTCAGAACCTGGCTCAGCAGGAACGTACTGAAGAGCAACTGGCAAACATCGCTCGCGGTGGTTACGTGCTGAAAGATTGTGCTGGCCAGCCGCAGCTGATCCTCATCGCCACCGGTTCTGAAGTTGAACTGGCTGTGGCTGCATGGGACAAACTGTCTGCCGAAGGCGTTAAAGCGCGCGTGGTTTCCATGCCGTCTACCGATGCGTTCGACAAGCAGGATGCCGCATACCGTGAATCCGTACTGCCGAAAGCGGTCTCCGCTCGCGTGGCAGTCGAAGCGGGTATTGCTGACTACTGGTTCAAATATGTTGGCCTGAACGGCGCTATCGTCGGGATGACCACCTTCGGTGAATCTGCTCCGGCAGAACTGCTGTTCGAAGAGTTCGGCTTTACCGTTGAGAACGTAGTCGCGAAAGCGAAAGAACTGCTCTAA
- a CDS encoding PTS mannitol transporter subunit IICB, with protein MENKSARAKVQAFGGFLTAMVIPNIGAFIAWGFITALFIPTGWMPNEHFAKIVGPMITYLLPVMIGSTGGHLVGGKRGAVMGGIGTIGVIIGADIPMFLGSMIMGPLGGLVIKHIDRLLDKRIPAGFEMVINNFSLGIAGMILCLLGFEVIGPAVLIANNFVKECIEAMVHAGYLPLLSLINEPAKILFLNNAIDQGVYYPLGMQQASETGKSIFFMVASNPGPGLGLLLAFTFFGKGMAKKSAPGAMIIHFLGGIHELYFPYVLMKPLTLIGMIAGGMSGTWVFNLLNGGLVAGPSPGSIFAYLALTPKGSFLATIAGVTAGTLVTFIITGLILKMEKRGLAEEEDTFNDSANVVKAMKQEGKFSWRNVKNIAFVCDAGMGSSAMGATTFRKRLEKAGLSIDVKHYAIENVPDDADIIVTHASLEGRVKRVSDRPLVLIKNYIGDPQLEELFKQLTANSLV; from the coding sequence ATGGAAAACAAGTCTGCTCGTGCAAAGGTCCAGGCTTTTGGGGGATTTTTGACTGCAATGGTCATTCCCAATATTGGTGCTTTTATTGCCTGGGGTTTTATTACTGCCTTATTTATTCCAACGGGCTGGATGCCCAATGAGCATTTCGCCAAAATTGTCGGCCCGATGATTACCTATTTACTTCCGGTGATGATCGGTTCTACCGGGGGGCACCTGGTCGGGGGGAAACGCGGCGCGGTGATGGGGGGCATTGGTACCATTGGGGTCATTATTGGTGCGGATATCCCCATGTTCCTTGGTTCAATGATCATGGGGCCCCTCGGTGGTCTGGTCATTAAACATATCGATCGCCTGTTGGATAAGCGTATTCCCGCAGGCTTTGAGATGGTTATCAATAACTTTTCTCTGGGTATTGCCGGGATGATCCTGTGCCTGCTCGGGTTTGAAGTTATTGGCCCGGCGGTGCTTATTGCCAATAATTTTGTCAAAGAATGCATTGAAGCAATGGTGCATGCAGGGTATCTGCCGCTGCTGTCATTGATTAATGAACCCGCGAAAATCCTCTTTTTAAATAATGCCATCGACCAGGGGGTTTATTACCCGCTGGGAATGCAACAGGCTTCTGAAACCGGGAAATCCATCTTCTTTATGGTCGCCTCTAATCCGGGGCCGGGCTTAGGCTTGCTGCTGGCATTTACCTTCTTTGGCAAAGGGATGGCGAAGAAGTCTGCGCCAGGCGCGATGATTATTCATTTTCTCGGGGGTATTCATGAGCTTTACTTCCCTTATGTGTTGATGAAACCGCTGACCTTGATTGGCATGATTGCCGGGGGCATGAGCGGTACATGGGTATTCAATCTGTTAAATGGCGGCCTGGTTGCGGGGCCAAGTCCGGGCTCTATCTTCGCCTATCTGGCGCTGACGCCGAAAGGCTCGTTCCTCGCGACGATCGCCGGTGTGACAGCAGGGACGCTGGTGACCTTCATTATTACCGGCCTGATTTTGAAAATGGAAAAAAGGGGCCTGGCTGAAGAGGAAGATACTTTCAATGATTCTGCGAATGTCGTGAAGGCGATGAAACAGGAAGGCAAATTCTCCTGGCGCAATGTGAAAAATATCGCCTTCGTCTGTGACGCGGGAATGGGGTCCAGTGCAATGGGGGCTACAACGTTCCGTAAGCGTCTGGAAAAGGCCGGGCTGTCTATTGATGTCAAACATTATGCCATCGAAAACGTTCCGGATGATGCAGATATTATCGTTACCCATGCCAGCCTTGAAGGTCGTGTGAAACGTGTGAGCGACCGGCCTCTGGTGTTAATCAAGAATTATATTGGCGACCCACAACTTGAAGAATTATTTAAACAATTAACTGCGAACTCGCTTGTCTGA
- the epd gene encoding erythrose-4-phosphate dehydrogenase has product MTVRVAINGFGRIGRNVVRALYESGRRAEMTVVAINELADAEGMAHLLKYDTSHGRFAWDVRQEREQLNVGDDTIRILHESTLEALPWRELGVDVVLDCTGVYGNREHGEAHLAAGAKKVLFSHPGSNDLDATVVFGVNQDLLRAEHRIVSNASCTTNCIIPVIKLLDDAYGIESGTVTTIHSAMHDQQVIDAYHPDLRRTRAASQSIIPVDTKLAAGITRIFPQFNDRFEAIAVRVPTINVTAIDLSVTVKKPVKANEVNQLLQKAAQGAFHGIVDYTELPLVSVDFNHDPHSAIVDGTQTRVSGAHLIKTLVWCDNEWGFANRMLDTTLAMAAIGFR; this is encoded by the coding sequence ATGACCGTACGCGTAGCGATTAATGGCTTTGGTCGTATCGGACGTAATGTGGTTCGTGCTTTGTATGAATCCGGACGTCGGGCGGAAATGACCGTGGTGGCAATCAATGAACTGGCGGATGCTGAGGGCATGGCGCATTTATTGAAATATGACACCAGCCATGGGCGTTTTGCCTGGGACGTGCGTCAGGAACGCGAGCAACTGAATGTCGGCGACGACACCATTCGCATCCTGCATGAATCGACACTTGAAGCGCTACCCTGGCGAGAACTGGGTGTTGACGTGGTGCTGGACTGCACGGGCGTGTACGGCAACCGCGAACACGGTGAAGCGCATCTCGCCGCCGGCGCAAAAAAGGTGCTCTTTTCCCATCCCGGCAGTAATGATCTTGATGCCACCGTAGTGTTTGGCGTTAACCAGGATCTGCTACGCGCAGAGCACCGTATCGTCTCCAACGCCTCCTGCACCACGAACTGCATCATTCCCGTCATCAAATTATTGGATGATGCCTATGGCATTGAGTCCGGTACGGTGACTACCATTCACTCCGCGATGCACGATCAGCAGGTCATCGATGCCTATCATCCGGATCTGCGCCGTACGCGTGCGGCGAGCCAGTCGATCATTCCGGTTGATACCAAACTGGCGGCGGGGATCACCCGAATTTTCCCGCAGTTTAACGATCGCTTTGAAGCGATTGCGGTGCGTGTGCCGACGATTAACGTCACCGCAATTGACTTAAGTGTTACGGTGAAGAAACCCGTAAAAGCTAATGAAGTCAACCAGTTGCTGCAAAAAGCGGCACAAGGTGCATTTCATGGTATAGTTGACTATACGGAATTGCCGTTGGTCTCAGTAGATTTTAATCACGACCCGCATAGCGCCATTGTGGATGGTACTCAGACGCGGGTCAGTGGTGCGCACCTCATTAAGACGCTGGTCTGGTGCGACAATGAATGGGGCTTCGCTAACAGAATGCTCGACACCACGTTAGCGATGGCTGCTATTGGTTTCAGGTAA